In the genome of Brachypodium distachyon strain Bd21 chromosome 3, Brachypodium_distachyon_v3.0, whole genome shotgun sequence, the window GTTGCGGACACAATGTAACATGCATAATCCACTTTGATTCCTGAGACAGGAAATAGGACGTACATAAGGGACAAATCTATAGGAGGTACATAAGGTAGAAGAAAACTAGACGGAACAATGTTGGAGATGTTAATATTTTGATGTTAAAACCATCATTGGAAGGAACTGGTTAGGTACATGATGTGTTTCTTATTGGGAAACCGTACCTTTACTTGATGGCTACGAGCATGATGGGAAGCATAAGAATGTACACAGTCATGATTCAGTAAATGAGGGGTACTAATGTACTAGAGCAACTCATGTGTATGTAGTTGTTGTGCAGAAACATGGTTCAATGATTTTGCTTACTTGTTGAACTTGTCGTTTGTCAGCACTGGATATACATGAGGCCACTGTTTCTTCTGCGGGTTCCAAATTTCATAGTATTTGTTGAAGCAATCAAAAAGCTTATCTTGAATGAGGTTAGCAGAATGACCGTGCAGTTCTTTAACTGTTGCCGATTCCAGATGCAGCCCCAACGGATCAAGTATATGAATAACCTCTTGCTTCATGTCAAACATGTAGGCAGACCAGGATTCCTCAATGAATGAAGGTACGGCGAACTATAGTTAGTATTGGAAATGAAGGTCAACATGAGTAAGTACATATTGAGTGTATGTGAACATAGAAACTTTGGATTGAGTTCTTACCATTCTGGTGCACGACATGTTGTACGTTATCTCATTGCCAATGAATTGTTGCTGGATTGATAAGAAATATGTCAAGTCATTTTCTGCTATCGCGCGTACCTGTTGTTGTACAATAGTTACAATGAGTATATGAGTCATTTTGAGGAAATGTAGCATGATTATAATGAGCTCAGAACGTACAGAGAAATCACTCTCAAGAAGATGACGCCAACGCAACCTCCTGCTGGTTGGTTCCATCCTTGTGTCTAATTGTGTTAACCGCCTTACAAGGAGGTCACACATTTCGAAGTCAAGAACATCGGTGCCAATAAGTTGTTTATGTACTGCACTGCCATTTATTGAGATGTACCGAGGAAATTCAGTGGTTACCCATGGCCTGGAAGAAAAATGTATTTAATTTCCATGTAAAATGAATTGAACTTTTGAAACCATAAGACAATGTGTGCTTACATTTTCAAATAGTGTGGAGGCGCGTCAACACACCATTCCATAAGAGAAACCATGATGTCACCATCTGGTTTAGGATGAATGTATCCTTCAGACCAAGGTGAGGGTGCAAACGTACCAACCTTGGTTCGACGTTTGGAAGGTGGTGAAGAAGAGAGTGCACCAAACAGTATCTTACTCTCAGCGCATTATATGTCTTCTGACC includes:
- the LOC100842775 gene encoding uncharacterized protein LOC100842775, yielding MFDMKQEVIHILDPLGLHLESATVKELHGHSANLIQDKLFDCFNKYYEIWNPQKKQWPHVYPVLTNDKFNKNQSGLCMLHCVRNYNGDELEQPLTLSGYSRLQHTFLHDLLTMENNKSRLPVPIMKIIDPPNWRQV